The genomic region GCCGGCGCCGCCGAAGCCAACCGCAACTAACGAGGTGTGGAATCCGTACGCGGTGTTGGGTATACCGGCCAACGCCAGCGCCAAGGAGATCACCCACGCCTATCGTGAGCAAATGAAACGTTACCACCCCGACCGCGTCGCCGACCTGGGCGAGGAATTGCAACAGCTTGCACATCAGAAGACGGTCGAGATCCAACGCGCTTACGCCGAGCTCAGTCGCGCTTGAGGCCCATGCCCCTATGACCCGCCCAGTTCCGGTTCTGCTCGATACCGACATCGGCACCGATGTCGACGACGCGCTGGCGATCGGGCTGCTGTTGGCGGCGCCTGAGATCGACCTGCGCGCCGTGACCATCGTCTCGGGCGATGCGGTGCTGCGCGGGCGGATCGCCAAGAAACTCCTCACCCTCGGGGGGCGCACGGACGTGCCGGTGGCTGCCGGCGTACCCGAGCCGGTGCTGCGGCAGCGCAACTTCCTCTGGCTCGGCCACGAGGGGCAGCGAATCGTGGCTGCACACGAGGCGCTGCCGCTGGCTTCGGCACACGGAGTGGACCTGCTCATCGACACGGTGCTGCGCGAGCGGCCGCACGTGGTGGCGATCGGGCCGCTGTCCAACCTGGCCGTCGCCATCATGAAGGAGCCGGCGGTGATCGCGGCGATTTCGCATCTCACGCTCATGGGTGGCGCGCTCGGCATCCACAACGACGCCGACGTGCCGCTGATAGAGTACAACCTCAACGGTGATCCGGAAGCGGCGTTGGTGGTGCTGAGTGCGGGGATTCCGGCAACCTTGGTACCGCTGGATGTGACCTGGCACGTCCGCTTCAAGGAAGCGGAGCTGGCGCGGCTGCGCCAGTCGCGCTCACCGCTGGTGCAGGTGCTGTGTGATGCGATGGAGGTGTGGTGGCCGATTCACCGTGAGTTCTTTGCCGGCGCACGCAGCTATACCCCGGATATCGTCGCCTTCCTGCACGATCCGCTGGCAGTGGCGGTACTGATCGATCCCTCGCTGGTTACGCGGCAACGCCTGCGGCTGCGGCCGGCGATCGTTGACGGCGTCTTTCGTCTGCTCGCAGAGCCCGGCGCGCCGGAGTTCACCGTGGCCACCGAGGTGGACGCGCCCCGGTTCGTCGAATTCCTCGTGCAGCGCTTGCTGCAACTGCCGTAAACAGGCGCAGCGCGCTGCCGCTCACAGCGCCGGCGGTGGTGGGCACCCGTTGAGGGCGTTGTTGACGGCCTGGACCAGGCAGTTGACGGTTACTGCCTCGGAAGCGATCACACCTTCACATTCGAGCGCGGGGCAGTCGGCCGGGATAATGCCAAGTGCGATGCCCACGCCCCTGACGATCTCATCGACCGTCACCTCGCCATCGTCGTTGCAGTCACCGACGCAGGCGATCGGGGTGGCGGTTGGGCTGGGTGACGCGGAGGGTGTCGGCGTGGCGGTTTCGGTCACGGTAGCGGTCGCGCTCGGCGTCTGAGTCGGCGCGGCCGTCGTCGTCGGGGTATTGGTCGGCTCGGATGTTGCCGTAGCGCTCGGGGTGGCGGTTTCGGTCGCTGTCGGCGTCATCGTCGGCGTCCACGTGAACGGGAGCGTGGGCGTAGCAGTGATGGTCGGCGTGCCGCTGTCGGTGGGGGTTGCGGTCGGTGTTTCGGTGGTGGTCTCGGTGGGTGTCGCAGTCAAGGTCGCGGTCACCGTAACGGTGGCGGTGAGAGAAGGCGTTGCGGTGGCGGTAGCACTCGGGGTCGGCGTCGGCGTAGCGGTCGGCGTCGCCGTAGTGGTGGCGGTATCGGTAGGCGTGATGGTGGCCGTGCGTGTCGGCGTCGCAGTGCGCGTGGCGGTGGCGGTGCGCGTCGGCGCCGGGCTGGGAGTGTCCGTCGGCGTGCGCGTTGGCCGCGGCGTCCTGGTGTAACTGGGAGTGGCGGATGGCGACGGGGTGGAGGTTTCGGTCGGCGGGGGTTTGGGGGTCCGGGTAGCAGTTTGCGCAGCGCTCGCAGTGGCGGTGCGCGAAGCGGTAGCGGTGACGGTGGGGGTTTCCGACGGCGTGGCGGTGGGCGTGTCTGTGGCGGTGGTGGTGGGGCGGAGCGAACGCGTAGGCGTGGTCGTGATCGTCGGCTTGCGCGTCAGGGTGCTGGTGGGCGTACGACTGGGCTGTCGGGTGGCGGTGATGGTGCGCGTGACGGTGGGCGCTGTCGTCGGCGTCAGTGTTGCGGTCGGGGCTGCGGTCGCGGTCGGGGTGGGGCTGGTGGTAGCCGTTGGGGGACGGGTCGCCCTCGCGGTGCGCGTGGCGGTGGCGGTCGGCGGTGGCGGCGCGGTAGCGGTTGGTGTGCGCGTCGGTTGGGGTGTGGCAGTGCTGGTGGGCGTGGCTGTCGGGGTCTTGGTTCGGGTGCTGGTTACCGTCGCGCTGGCGGTTGCGGTCGCGCTGGCTGAGGCGGTGGCGCTCGGGGTCTTGGTCGGCCGTGGGGTGGCCGTGTCGGTTGCCGTAGCGGTTGCGGTCGGCGTTGCGGTGGCGGTCATGGTTGCGGTCAAGGTAGCGGTGAGCGTCGGTGATCTCGTTGCCGT from Deltaproteobacteria bacterium harbors:
- a CDS encoding DnaJ domain-containing protein; translation: MMLWLRLLIAALCVLAYLRSPIDLIPEPIPGLGVLDDVLVLVGFLWWARAQLRHARPRPAPPKPTATNEVWNPYAVLGIPANASAKEITHAYREQMKRYHPDRVADLGEELQQLAHQKTVEIQRAYAELSRA
- a CDS encoding nucleoside hydrolase encodes the protein MTRPVPVLLDTDIGTDVDDALAIGLLLAAPEIDLRAVTIVSGDAVLRGRIAKKLLTLGGRTDVPVAAGVPEPVLRQRNFLWLGHEGQRIVAAHEALPLASAHGVDLLIDTVLRERPHVVAIGPLSNLAVAIMKEPAVIAAISHLTLMGGALGIHNDADVPLIEYNLNGDPEAALVVLSAGIPATLVPLDVTWHVRFKEAELARLRQSRSPLVQVLCDAMEVWWPIHREFFAGARSYTPDIVAFLHDPLAVAVLIDPSLVTRQRLRLRPAIVDGVFRLLAEPGAPEFTVATEVDAPRFVEFLVQRLLQLP